In one window of Fulvia fulva chromosome 5, complete sequence DNA:
- a CDS encoding cAMP-dependent protein kinase type 2 — MPSLGFLKKKRTKDSSQGSDHNVNSPTSPTLDKGGSPITPTLSKNSNLFAEPHSADTPQQTSIAAPPSQTQSQAQQGMGAQVQPSIQNLMNHQQQQQQPQHQGYNTVSQHDSGFAPPSAAHNGDHNIPTINAPAAKPVTNPQRETKGKYTLQDFQIQRTLGTGSFGRVHLVQSKHNQRFYAVKVLKKAQVYKMKQVEHTNDERKMLQRCRHPFLITLWGTWQDSKNLYMVMDFIEGGELFSLLRKSQRFPNPVAKFYAAEVTLALDYLHSMNIIYRDLKPENLLLDRHGHIKITDFGFAKEVPDITWTLCGTPDYLAPEVVSSKGYNKSVDWWSLGILIFEMLAGFTPFWDSGSPLKIYENILKGRVKYPPYIHPDAQDLLSKLITADLTKRLGNLHGGSKDVMQHPWFAEVTWERLGKKDIDAPYVPPVRGGAGDASLFDKYPEEPEAYGATGDDPHRALFPDF, encoded by the exons ATGCCGTCACTCGGCTTCCTCAAAAAGAAGCGCACCAAGGACTCCTCGCAAGGGTCTGACCACAACGTCAACTCACCCACGTCGCCCACCCTAGACAAAGGCGGCTCGCCGATCACGCCAACCCTCTCCAAGAACAGCAACCTCTTCGCCGAGCCGCATTCCGCCGACACGCCGCAGCAGACCTCCATCGCCGCCCCTCCCAGCCAGACGCAGTCGCAAGCGCAACAAGGCATGGGTGCACAAGTTCAGCCCTCGATCCAGAACCTCATGAACCACCAGcaacagcagcagcagccGCAGCACCAGGGGTACAACACGGTCTCTCAGCACGACTCCGGATTCGCACCACCCTCTGCTGCTCACAATGGCGACCACAACATCCCCACGATCAACGCGCCAGCTGCGAAGCCAGTCACCAACCCACAGCGCGAGACCAAGGGCAAATACACGTTGCAAGACTTCCAGATACAACGAACGCTCGGCACTGGCTCTTTCGGACGTGTGCATCTCGTACAGAGCAAGCACAATCAGCGCTTCTACGCAGTCAAGGTGCTCAAGAAGGCGCAGGTGTATAAGATGAAGCAGGTGGAGCACACAAACGACGAGCGGAAGATGCTGCAGCGGTGTAGACATCCATTCTTGATCACACTCTGGGGCACATGGCAAGACTCAAAGAACCTGTACATGGTCATGGACTTTATTGAAGGCGGTGAACTGTTCAGTCTCTTGCGAAAGTCGCAGCGCTTCCCAAACCCGGTCGCCAAATTTTACGCTGCTGAAGTCACACTGGCGCTGGACTACCTGCACAGCATGAACATCATCTACCGCGATCTCAAGCCGGAAAACCTACTTCTGGATCGACATGGACACATCAAGATTACCGACTTCGGATTCGCGAAAGAGGTGCCCGACATAACATGGACGCTTTGTGGAACGCCAGATTACCTGGCACCCGAGGTTGTGAGCAGCAAAGGATACAACAAGAGTGTGGACTG GTGGAGCTTGGGCATTCTGATCTTCGAAATGCTGGCTGGATTCACACCTTTCTGGGATTCTGGTTCGCCGCTCAAGATCTACGAAAACATTCTCAAGGGCCGCGTCAAGTACCCACCTTACATACATCCCGATGCACAAGACTTGCTTTCGAAGCTGATTACGGCGGACTTGACCAAGCGGCTGGGTAACTTACACGGCGGTTCCAAGGACGTCATGCAACACCCCTGGTTCGCAGAAGTGACTTGGGAACGACTCGGCAAAAAGGACATAGATGCGCCATACGTGCCACCTGTTCGAGGAGGCGCAGGTGATGCCAGTCTCTTCGACAAGTATCCTGAGGAACCTGAGGCATATGGCGCGACTGGCGATGACCC TCACCGAGCATTGTTCCCCGACTTCTAG
- a CDS encoding MFS siderochrome iron transporter 1: MHSTRDYETNAESGPSNQREQTERLLARASCDGLEGDVEMADYDDKNPNYGDLKYAQATDSPQERMSDELSVGKGDLLGQEHVDPVLDAKMHLVNNAIDEIGMTTYQWKLFVLNGFGYAVDSLILLIQSIIAGQAAYEFSPGFEYGLTVAAYVGMLVGALFWGLSADLIGRKYAFNISLLLSSVFCIVAGASNSWILLGFFVCMTAFGSGGNLVLDTAVFLEYLPSKDQWLLTLMASWWGVGQLIAGLFAWAYMPNFSCDDPADTGIACGWSNNAGWRYMWFTSGALVLAMSLARVTIIRLRETPKYLVGMGKDAEVVETLQWIAKKYNRPCSLTLERMEACGITGAATGRERRGSVSANASNRFSFGEVGLHLKGLFVTKKLALSTSLIWISWLLIGLAYPLFNVFLPTYLATRGAALGGLSDSARWRNYAIANLCSIPSPILAGFMCRSRIFWGRRGTMIIGALVTMAFFFAYTQVRSNAQNLGFTCAISFCLNIYYGTLYAYTPEVLPSAHRGTGNGISIGLNRIMGIMSAVIATYADTSTPVPIYLCAALYIVMATVAGCFPFEPMGNRSS; the protein is encoded by the exons ATGCACAGTACTCGAGACTACGAGACCAACGCCGAGAG CGGACCTAGCAATCAACGCGAACAGACCGAACGCCTTCTTGCTCGAGCGAGTTGCGACGGCCTCGAAGGCGACGTCGAGATGGCCGACTACGACGATAAGAACCCGAACTATGGCGACCTCAAGTATGCGCAGGCAACCGACTCGCCGCAAGAACGAATGAGCGATGAATTATCGGTCGGAAAGGGCGACCTACTTGGTCAGGAACATGTCGACCCAGTATTGGATGCCAAAATGCACCTAGTAAACAACGCGATCGACGAGATTGGCATGACTACATACCAGTGGAAGCTGTTTGTGTTGAATGGGTTTGGATATGCAGTAGACTCGTTGATTCTGCTGATCCAGTCGATTATTGCTGGACAAGCTGCGTACGAATTCAGCCCGGGATTCGAGTATGGCTTAACAGTTGCTGCGTATGTCGGGATGCTGGTCGGTGCGCTATTCTGGGGTCTGAGCGCAGACTTGATTGGGCGAAAGTATGCGTTCAATATCTCGCTGCTGCTTTCGTCGGTCTTCTGTATTGTGGCTGGAGCTTCGAACAGCTGGATCCTGCTCGGCTTCTTCGTCTGCATGACTGCATTCGGATCTGGTGGCAACTTGGTTCTGGATACTGCAGTTTTTCTTGAATATCTCCCTTCGAAGGACCAATGGCTTCTGACTCTAATGGCTTCCTGGTGGGGCGTTGGTCAGCTTATCGCTGGTCTGTTTGCCTGGGCGTACATGCCCAACTTCTCCTGCG ATGACCCCGCCGATACTGGAATTGCTTGTGGCTGGAGTAACAATGCTGGATGGCGATATATGTGGTTCACCAGCGGAGCTCTGGTCCTTGCGATGTCCCTGGCACGAGTCACAATCATCAGGCTAAGGGAAACACCGAAGTACTTGGTTGGAATGGGCAAGGACGCTGAGGTCGTCGAGACTCTGCAGTGGATTGCGAAGAAGTACAACCGGCCCTGCAGTTTGACACTTGAACGCATGGAGGCTTGCGGAATCACTGGAGCTGCTACCGGTCGCGAGCGTCGCGGCTCAGTATCTGCTAACGCCAGCAACCGCTTCTCCTTCGGAGAGGTCGGCCTGCACCTTAAGGGTTTGTTCGTCACCAAGAAGTTGGCTCTCAGCACCAGTCTGATATGGATTTCGTGGCTGCTAATCGGCCTCGCGTACCCTCTTTTCAATGTATTCTTGCCCACATATCTGGCAACCCGTGGAGCAGCTCTCGGAGGCTTGAGTGACAGTGCCAGATGGCGCAACTACGCTATTGCCAATCTTTGCTCCATTCCATCTCCCATTCTGGCCGGATTCATGTGCAGGTCGAGGATCTTCTGGGGACGTCGGGGAACCATG ATTATTGGCGCCCTCGTTACGATGGCGTTCTTCTTCGCATACACGCAGGTGCGAAGTAACGCTCAAAACCTTGGTTTTACCTGTGCTATCAGCTTTTGTCTT AACATCTACTATGGCACGCTTTATGCCTACACCCCCGAGGTCCTGCCTTCCGCGCACCGCGGAACCGGCAATGGCATATCGATTGGTCTCAACCGCATCATGGGTATCATGAGTGCAGTGATTGCCAC TTACGCCGATACAAGCACGCCGGTGCCGATCTATCTTTGCGCGGCCCTGTACATTGTCATGGCGACAGTGGCGGGGTGCTTCCCATTCGAGCCGATGGGCAATCGAAGTTCGTAG